Proteins co-encoded in one Dyella japonica A8 genomic window:
- a CDS encoding TonB-dependent receptor domain-containing protein: MKYSKLTAAIVAAMALGCAQIHATDAVSGPSPQDTNTDSSSDAPKADAKKKAERLDTVIVSGSLINNAQIQTATPTFTITAKDIEARGFNSVAEVLQNSVFATGTVPGSQTPGFNQGSQTFSFYGLNPEYTLTLLDGKPITQFGQLYGGVSDFTNIGNIPLSIIDHIDILPGGGSSIYGSQAISGVVNIITKEHMDGAEVSVRTGNYSLGGGANQRMSLAFGHKFGDLDVLGTLEFFNQSPAWYYQRDLTSAAPRPIIVAAMWDYGVGYAGPTTFQAPPNGCGAISNLFGGTTALVSRTNGSFCGSPKTFSYGTFINQDRSYSGTLKLRYKLNDNVRLYADLLTSWQQQKFTAGIAYNWWGPNDLPGGVIEDATTQHVLFPERFFAPEEVGNSNYNGLVRQNDLMYQGDIGANGKFGESDWNWDVYYLRSGERTTDVSPLHPAAAVDSFFESMLGPVVGVDPNTGYNMYHPNYAAFYKPISTAQYNSFTTNINALYNTWINNFRGTISNDSLFHLPGGDAGFAWTAEGGNQAWYAPVNQMVADGLIWGNTGVSGGGQRDHYASAFELNMPVLSQLTVDLSGRYDRYTISDGSPNNKFTYKVGLEYRPFSTLLVRGNYATGFIAPDMSSIFLGPSGQYNSVTDYYLCATQGGGQDCSAGYTEGVKINVLPNKKLQPTNSSSFSFGTVWSPINNLSLSADYLHISINNEIQLQSADMLMRQESQCRLGQLPSDSAICQNAYAQITRSPYTGQVTNLDLYYINIANEVTDSVTAQAKYVFNPSRIGTFAVQVDYNDMLKHSYQEYPGTTPINQLTNPLWSTEFKDITTASLSWSWHDTWRSTLYMHRYSPTPNYYAFTYGPDYPGAGTLPPWFIYNLSVGYSPTKDLDFSVMVNNLFNTLPPQDPGYRKSRTFPYFNNYNYNIYGRQIMLQATYRFGGSH; the protein is encoded by the coding sequence ATGAAGTATTCGAAACTCACGGCCGCCATCGTGGCGGCCATGGCGCTCGGCTGTGCGCAAATTCATGCCACGGATGCCGTATCGGGGCCGTCGCCGCAGGATACAAACACTGATTCGTCCAGTGACGCGCCGAAGGCCGACGCCAAGAAGAAGGCCGAGCGACTCGATACGGTGATCGTCAGCGGATCGTTGATCAACAACGCACAGATCCAGACGGCCACGCCGACCTTCACCATCACGGCGAAGGACATCGAGGCGCGTGGCTTCAACAGCGTCGCCGAAGTACTCCAGAACTCCGTGTTCGCCACGGGCACCGTGCCGGGCTCGCAAACGCCCGGCTTCAACCAGGGTTCGCAGACCTTCAGCTTCTACGGGTTGAATCCGGAGTACACGTTGACGCTGCTCGACGGCAAACCGATCACGCAGTTCGGACAGCTCTACGGTGGCGTGAGTGACTTCACCAATATCGGCAATATTCCCCTGAGCATCATCGACCACATCGACATCCTCCCCGGTGGCGGTTCGTCGATCTATGGCTCGCAGGCGATTTCGGGGGTGGTGAACATCATCACCAAGGAGCATATGGATGGTGCCGAAGTCAGCGTGCGCACCGGCAACTACAGCCTTGGCGGCGGCGCGAACCAGCGCATGTCCCTGGCGTTCGGGCACAAGTTCGGCGATCTCGACGTGCTTGGCACGCTGGAGTTCTTCAACCAGTCGCCCGCGTGGTATTACCAGCGCGACCTGACATCGGCGGCGCCGCGTCCCATCATCGTGGCGGCCATGTGGGACTATGGTGTCGGCTACGCCGGGCCGACGACGTTCCAGGCGCCGCCCAATGGTTGCGGCGCCATCAGCAACCTGTTCGGTGGCACAACGGCGCTGGTGAGCCGCACCAATGGGTCCTTCTGCGGCTCGCCGAAAACCTTCAGCTACGGCACGTTCATCAACCAGGATCGCAGCTATAGCGGCACGCTCAAGCTGCGCTACAAGCTAAATGACAACGTGCGCCTCTACGCGGACTTACTGACGAGCTGGCAGCAGCAGAAGTTCACCGCGGGCATCGCCTACAACTGGTGGGGGCCGAACGATCTCCCAGGTGGCGTGATCGAGGATGCCACGACGCAGCATGTGCTCTTTCCCGAGCGCTTCTTTGCGCCCGAAGAAGTGGGCAACAGCAACTACAACGGCCTGGTGCGCCAGAACGACCTGATGTACCAGGGTGATATCGGCGCCAACGGCAAGTTCGGCGAATCGGACTGGAACTGGGATGTGTACTACCTGCGCTCCGGCGAGCGTACGACCGATGTCAGTCCGTTGCATCCGGCCGCAGCCGTGGACAGCTTCTTCGAGTCCATGCTGGGACCGGTCGTCGGGGTGGATCCCAACACCGGCTACAACATGTACCACCCCAATTACGCGGCGTTCTACAAGCCGATTTCCACCGCGCAGTACAACAGCTTCACCACCAACATCAACGCGCTGTACAACACCTGGATCAACAACTTCCGCGGCACCATCAGCAACGACAGCCTGTTCCACCTGCCGGGTGGCGACGCCGGGTTCGCGTGGACGGCCGAAGGCGGCAACCAGGCCTGGTATGCCCCGGTGAACCAGATGGTGGCCGACGGGTTGATCTGGGGTAATACCGGCGTGTCCGGTGGCGGTCAGCGCGATCACTACGCATCGGCGTTCGAATTGAACATGCCGGTGCTGTCGCAGCTCACTGTCGACCTGTCGGGCCGCTACGATCGCTACACCATCTCGGACGGGTCGCCCAACAACAAGTTCACCTACAAGGTGGGCCTGGAATATCGTCCCTTCAGCACGCTGCTGGTGCGTGGCAACTACGCCACCGGTTTCATCGCGCCGGATATGTCGTCGATCTTCCTTGGCCCCTCGGGCCAGTACAACAGCGTGACGGACTACTATCTTTGCGCGACGCAGGGTGGCGGGCAGGACTGTTCCGCCGGCTACACCGAGGGCGTGAAGATCAACGTGCTGCCGAACAAGAAGCTGCAGCCCACCAATTCGTCCAGTTTCAGCTTCGGCACGGTGTGGTCGCCCATCAACAACCTGAGCCTGAGCGCGGACTACCTACACATCTCGATCAACAACGAGATCCAGCTGCAAAGCGCGGACATGCTGATGCGGCAGGAGTCGCAGTGCCGGCTGGGCCAGCTGCCGTCTGATTCGGCCATCTGCCAGAACGCCTATGCGCAGATTACCCGCAGTCCGTACACCGGCCAGGTCACGAATCTGGACCTGTACTACATCAACATCGCCAATGAGGTCACCGACTCGGTGACGGCGCAGGCGAAGTATGTGTTCAACCCTTCGCGCATCGGCACGTTTGCGGTGCAGGTTGACTACAACGATATGCTTAAGCATTCCTACCAGGAGTATCCGGGTACGACGCCGATCAACCAGCTCACCAACCCCCTGTGGAGCACGGAGTTCAAGGACATCACGACGGCGTCGCTGAGCTGGTCGTGGCACGACACATGGCGCAGCACGCTGTACATGCATCGCTACAGTCCGACGCCAAATTACTACGCATTCACCTACGGA